In Ktedonobacteraceae bacterium, one DNA window encodes the following:
- a CDS encoding ABC transporter permease — protein sequence MDISEQLGTSQTQEDVEPFLELTTELVQKRRSQTRIIFDRFIRNRAAVIGACALIGMVLFCFVGPYIWRDNPNAIPLNIPLTGPSTSLAPPSLQHPFGTDDVARDQMARAMVGGQTSLLVGLISMLMAIILGVGIGAFAGYYGGIIDNLLMRFTDIVLAVPLYLLLFVLSVAFSDGSPRSVIILIAMLGWTYAARLVRGEYLALKEREFVLASRTIGAKDLRLMFRHILPNAAGPIIVNATLLVGTNIILESVLSYFGFGIQPPTASWGSMIGTGNDFFDADPWLIFIPGLLIFITVLSFNLVGDGLRDALDPYMTER from the coding sequence GTGGATATCTCTGAACAGCTGGGTACCTCCCAAACACAGGAAGATGTCGAGCCATTTCTTGAACTCACGACTGAGTTGGTCCAGAAGCGCCGGAGCCAGACCCGTATCATCTTCGATCGCTTTATACGCAACCGCGCGGCGGTCATCGGAGCATGTGCCTTGATAGGCATGGTCCTCTTCTGTTTCGTTGGTCCATATATCTGGCGCGATAATCCCAATGCTATCCCCTTGAATATTCCTCTAACAGGTCCCAGCACCTCGTTAGCGCCTCCTAGCCTGCAACACCCATTCGGAACCGATGATGTGGCACGTGATCAAATGGCTCGTGCTATGGTGGGTGGGCAGACATCGCTGCTGGTAGGTTTGATCTCGATGCTGATGGCCATTATCCTGGGTGTTGGTATTGGCGCTTTTGCCGGCTACTATGGAGGGATTATTGACAACCTCCTGATGCGCTTTACGGATATTGTCCTCGCAGTTCCCCTATATTTGCTGCTGTTTGTGCTTTCTGTGGCTTTCTCGGATGGCTCTCCAAGAAGTGTGATCATCTTGATTGCCATGCTTGGATGGACATATGCCGCGCGTCTGGTGCGCGGAGAATACCTCGCGCTAAAGGAGAGGGAATTTGTCCTTGCCTCGCGCACGATAGGGGCGAAAGATCTCCGCTTGATGTTCCGTCATATTTTGCCCAATGCGGCCGGGCCGATTATCGTCAATGCAACATTGCTGGTGGGTACAAATATCATTTTGGAGTCCGTTTTGAGCTACTTCGGCTTTGGTATTCAACCGCCAACTGCCAGCTGGGGCAGCATGATCGGAACAGGCAATGACTTTTTTGATGCCGACCCCTGGCTCATCTTTATACCGGGGCTGCTGATCTTCATTACGGTACTCAGCTTTAACCTGGTGGGCGATGGTCTGCGCGATGCCCTCGATCCCTACATGACGGAACGTTAG
- a CDS encoding tyrosine-type recombinase/integrase yields MEKKDAQQQMSPEPVLTEDSTVLQANLFSGTSTVISEPPDPTETPFPPLIRTNPLTDQSSLSACVIPYQQALKLVGKSDYTVTCFLSDLKMFSDFAGRDTPVGRITKEQLTDWLMKLQFGTKGQAPAPKTMARRVTFLKNFFSWLAREGVIREDPSASLAFKRPLPPLPELLFDDEVQRLLEASAGDPRCNCLVYLVLNAGLKKEEIMGLKLEHIDLSDPQAPMLTVHFPAATGKQHRERRLALPAQFTTILKQYITKYRPTQELFVCTDRNLNYILARAVKAAGIKKRVTLQLLRDTFAVQQLKAGVPPEALREKLGLSDEAWLESREKYRRLAFAK; encoded by the coding sequence ATGGAGAAGAAGGACGCACAGCAACAAATGTCACCGGAACCTGTTCTCACTGAAGATAGCACCGTTCTGCAGGCCAACCTCTTCAGTGGCACTTCAACAGTGATCAGCGAACCGCCTGATCCCACAGAAACGCCTTTCCCACCACTGATTCGCACGAATCCACTGACTGATCAATCCAGCCTTTCAGCTTGCGTCATACCTTATCAACAGGCTTTGAAGCTAGTCGGTAAGTCTGACTACACTGTGACTTGTTTTCTCTCGGACCTCAAGATGTTCAGTGACTTTGCCGGGCGGGATACCCCTGTAGGGCGTATTACAAAGGAGCAACTGACCGATTGGCTCATGAAATTGCAGTTTGGTACAAAAGGCCAGGCGCCTGCACCCAAAACGATGGCCCGCCGCGTCACTTTCTTGAAAAATTTCTTCTCCTGGCTGGCCCGCGAAGGCGTCATTCGTGAGGACCCTTCGGCAAGTCTGGCGTTCAAGCGGCCCTTACCCCCGCTGCCGGAACTGCTCTTTGATGATGAGGTACAGCGCCTGCTGGAAGCGTCTGCCGGAGACCCGCGCTGCAATTGTCTTGTCTATCTTGTACTGAATGCGGGTTTGAAAAAAGAGGAGATCATGGGACTGAAATTAGAGCATATCGACCTTTCCGATCCACAGGCTCCTATGCTTACCGTCCATTTTCCTGCCGCGACCGGCAAGCAGCATCGCGAGCGCCGGCTCGCGCTTCCTGCCCAATTTACCACTATCCTGAAGCAATATATCACAAAGTATCGTCCTACCCAGGAGTTATTTGTGTGTACTGATCGCAACCTGAACTATATTCTGGCGCGAGCAGTCAAAGCGGCAGGCATCAAGAAGCGTGTGACCTTGCAGCTGCTGCGCGATACCTTCGCCGTGCAACAATTGAAGGCAGGCGTGCCACCAGAGGCGCTGCGTGAAAAACTTGGTCTTTCTGACGAGGCATGGCTGGAGTCACGCGAAAAGTATCGCCGGCTAGCGTTCGCAAAGTGA
- a CDS encoding ABC transporter permease, translating into MGRYIIRRILQAIPLLFLVSIFMFTLIHLMPGGPDQVLFNPHLSPASRAAMRARFGLDDPVPIQYLKWLGNALTGNFGFSFGTNQPVIQVLQERFPATLELFVTGLTLALILAITLGTISAVRQGTLTDYSLTIISYIGICTPIFLFGLFAQYIFGVLLHWLPTSGMQTLGYTLDPFDAFIDHLQHLILPMLVLSITFIAGWSRYMRSSMIEVVKQDYMRTARAKGVGPIKQLIGHALRNAVIPLITVVALDFGSVAGGATITEGVFAWPGMGLLFFQSLEIRDYPVLLAMLMLGAVFVIGFNLIADILYAVMDPRIRYS; encoded by the coding sequence ATGGGACGATACATCATCAGGCGCATTCTGCAGGCGATTCCGTTATTATTTCTGGTGTCCATCTTCATGTTCACGTTGATTCACTTGATGCCCGGTGGCCCAGATCAGGTGTTGTTTAATCCCCATTTGAGTCCTGCCAGCAGGGCCGCGATGCGTGCCCGTTTTGGGCTGGATGATCCGGTACCTATCCAATACCTGAAATGGTTGGGAAATGCCTTGACCGGAAATTTCGGGTTCTCCTTCGGTACAAACCAGCCCGTCATACAAGTTCTGCAAGAGCGCTTCCCCGCGACGCTGGAGCTATTTGTCACCGGGCTTACTCTGGCGCTCATTCTGGCAATCACCCTGGGAACCATCTCAGCTGTACGCCAGGGCACACTTACCGATTATTCCCTCACGATCATTTCCTACATTGGCATTTGCACCCCGATCTTTCTTTTTGGCCTCTTCGCCCAGTATATCTTCGGGGTCTTGTTACACTGGCTCCCTACCTCAGGGATGCAAACGCTTGGATACACCCTGGATCCTTTCGACGCATTTATTGATCACCTGCAGCATCTCATCTTACCGATGTTGGTCCTGTCCATCACCTTCATTGCCGGTTGGAGCCGCTATATGCGCTCTAGCATGATTGAGGTCGTCAAGCAGGACTACATGCGCACGGCTCGTGCGAAAGGTGTTGGCCCGATAAAACAACTGATTGGTCACGCGCTCCGCAATGCCGTTATTCCACTGATTACCGTTGTCGCCCTTGATTTTGGCTCGGTGGCCGGAGGCGCCACGATTACTGAAGGCGTTTTTGCATGGCCAGGTATGGGTTTACTGTTCTTCCAGTCCCTGGAGATACGTGATTATCCAGTACTGCTGGCAATGTTAATGCTTGGCGCTGTGTTTGTTATTGGTTTTAATTTGATAGCGGATATCCTCTACGCAGTGATGGATCCGCGCATTCGTTACTCGTAG
- a CDS encoding peptide ABC transporter substrate-binding protein, translated as MLKKPQSRFLLMSFSVLSVLILLLSACGAPSTSNNGNGSSGGGTVTKGGTWTDDLYEEPDSLIPNASSETFSDMVDQAIYAPLFYGDAQGQIHPGLVTEMPTTANGGISADLKTWTFHLRPGLKWSDGQPEDARDVDFSWRLWTDGKFPAASTIGFNLITGADISSDNLSITFHLKQAFSPFVSIWTDGLTSPLPAHHYSGENPASIQTTPDNLNPSVTSGPFKMSESKPGDHYTVVKNPNYYQAAQGYPYLNSIVFRIVTDQNTILKDLQAGTITSSWFLDVTKVVAYQALSNYKLTNNPNSSNFEAMYFDFHNPILGTDVNVRKAMAMAIDHQALIVTARRGEAVPLCTDHGKSYNPGYEPNAPCPPFDQKAAGNLLTQDGWVMGSDGYRHKGGKTLEFKYSTTANNYWRADDELIIQQDFQAIGIKIDIQNYPASTFFGTFLTDGRPGVYDIAEFEDSFTYDADDSGLFACNQFPPAGFNIDFYCNHQLDQLFVQEQSTADPSQRQAIFNQIHQIYLTEFPFITLYSPTDIAMHKLTAQNYNPGPMGAQEDNQVWTWWCTNAQC; from the coding sequence ATGCTCAAGAAACCCCAGTCGCGTTTTCTTCTGATGTCCTTTTCCGTCCTGTCGGTGCTAATCCTGTTGCTGAGCGCCTGTGGCGCCCCCAGCACCAGCAACAATGGCAATGGCAGCAGCGGTGGCGGAACCGTCACGAAGGGGGGCACCTGGACCGATGATCTGTACGAAGAGCCTGATTCGCTCATCCCTAATGCCTCTTCGGAAACCTTCTCGGATATGGTCGACCAGGCGATCTATGCCCCGTTGTTCTATGGCGATGCCCAGGGCCAGATCCATCCCGGACTGGTGACCGAGATGCCCACCACCGCTAATGGCGGCATCAGCGCTGATCTGAAGACCTGGACCTTCCACCTGCGTCCCGGCCTCAAGTGGAGCGATGGCCAGCCCGAGGATGCCCGCGATGTCGATTTCAGCTGGCGCCTGTGGACTGACGGCAAGTTCCCGGCCGCCAGTACCATCGGCTTCAACCTGATCACCGGCGCGGATATCTCTTCAGACAACCTCAGCATCACCTTCCATCTCAAACAAGCCTTCTCTCCTTTCGTTTCGATCTGGACCGACGGCCTCACCTCGCCGTTACCGGCCCATCACTACAGTGGGGAGAACCCGGCCTCTATCCAGACCACGCCCGATAACCTCAACCCTTCGGTGACCAGTGGCCCATTCAAGATGAGCGAGAGCAAGCCGGGCGACCACTATACTGTGGTGAAAAACCCCAACTACTACCAGGCCGCGCAGGGCTATCCTTACCTCAATAGTATTGTGTTCCGCATCGTCACCGACCAGAACACGATTCTCAAGGACCTGCAAGCCGGCACGATCACCTCGTCGTGGTTCCTGGATGTGACCAAGGTGGTGGCCTATCAGGCGCTCAGCAATTACAAGCTGACCAACAACCCCAACTCGTCGAACTTCGAGGCCATGTACTTCGACTTCCACAATCCGATTCTGGGCACCGATGTCAATGTGCGCAAAGCCATGGCCATGGCCATCGATCACCAGGCCTTGATTGTGACTGCCCGGCGCGGAGAGGCTGTACCGTTGTGTACCGATCATGGCAAGAGCTACAATCCGGGCTATGAACCCAATGCGCCCTGTCCGCCGTTTGACCAGAAAGCAGCAGGCAACCTGTTGACGCAGGATGGCTGGGTGATGGGCTCGGATGGCTACCGGCATAAGGGCGGCAAGACACTGGAGTTCAAGTATTCGACGACGGCCAACAACTACTGGCGCGCCGATGACGAACTGATCATCCAGCAGGACTTCCAGGCCATTGGCATTAAGATCGACATCCAGAACTATCCGGCCAGCACCTTCTTTGGCACGTTCTTGACCGATGGCAGGCCGGGGGTCTACGACATCGCGGAGTTCGAGGACTCGTTCACCTACGATGCCGATGACTCGGGGTTGTTTGCCTGCAACCAGTTCCCGCCGGCGGGCTTCAACATTGACTTCTACTGCAACCACCAGCTGGATCAGCTCTTTGTGCAGGAGCAGTCGACGGCCGATCCGTCGCAGCGGCAGGCGATCTTCAACCAGATTCACCAGATCTACCTGACGGAATTCCCGTTCATCACGTTGTACTCGCCGACAGACATCGCGATGCACAAGCTGACGGCGCAGAACTACAATCCCGGTCCGATGGGAGCGCAGGAGGACAATCAGGTCTGGACCTGGTGGTGTACCAACGCTCAATGCTAG
- a CDS encoding ComEC/Rec2 family competence protein: MENRKKGEIDLHGLVLVVVTVSWLAGIVIGNWTNLPVGISLIGATISLICVIIFWRSDRGLLLALIVLWLMLGAWRYAIVSSNGDPQAISAFIGQKKLEVQGTVADEPTLEARSRLLTIEVSSASTDNGSSWQDAHGRIDVIIPGSYIDNPYGPNYGDAVELKGKLDPPSPHSPPEIFASMAFPALTVNASGGNPIIAALFQLRTQFAITIEQSLPPPLAALLIAILLSLRTPALIPLIPYFNETGTAHLIAPSGFKVTILAGLVSASTRWLYEKRDKQARLLPAQKRRNWRRWLATILVVLSIAVYTILSGAGPAAIRAGIMGILLVIAPRIGRIYNFYTAIALAAFLMSMVDPFVLWDAGFQLSFLGILGIFMLTPFFLHFFHYLEQFPFGHIVAEISAVTLAAQVATWPIIAITFSQVSFIAPLANILSVPLLGVLILPGFLVCAGGFFSIQIGILFGWIVQPPLLFLNTIIPWLARLPGAFLLVNNTISVPVAWGYYVLLGLVVIILFRRWPETMRTSAVNKAPPLFSYRTWRILQISAALIIVLVTAISVHAAQPAGRLTITFLHVGPSGQPAQGESILIQTPDGKSVLIDGGMDANSLSQQLYNALPIWQHSLDAVILTTPRSDHLAGLQDVVTRYQIGEVIDAGMLHPTASYALWRRTISDRDLSYIQVRQHTTISIGSQVLLQVLWPPSPLHKSSDEALDNGLVMRLVAPGFRMLLLGVAALSKYALNGLASTLDPSFLQANVVQIVGEAGKTFPAALSNILQLAHPSLLVITPAMLSAKLRKAGQSSVISPAPFAGAPWRVIQTAQLDHVEITSSSNGWNLS; this comes from the coding sequence GTGGAAAACAGGAAAAAAGGCGAGATAGACCTCCACGGACTGGTGCTGGTAGTAGTAACAGTTTCATGGCTGGCGGGCATTGTAATCGGTAACTGGACAAACCTTCCGGTAGGGATTTCATTGATAGGCGCTACCATCTCGCTGATCTGCGTGATTATCTTCTGGCGCAGCGACCGCGGGTTACTGCTCGCATTGATCGTATTGTGGCTCATGCTGGGTGCCTGGCGCTATGCGATTGTCTCATCAAATGGAGATCCCCAGGCTATCAGCGCCTTCATCGGGCAAAAGAAGCTTGAGGTACAGGGAACAGTAGCCGATGAACCAACATTGGAAGCGCGCAGCCGGTTGTTAACCATCGAAGTATCCAGCGCCAGTACCGACAATGGATCATCCTGGCAGGATGCACATGGGCGCATCGACGTCATCATACCTGGTTCATATATCGATAATCCTTATGGGCCAAATTATGGAGATGCCGTCGAACTCAAAGGCAAACTCGACCCTCCATCTCCACATAGTCCACCCGAAATTTTCGCCAGCATGGCCTTTCCAGCATTGACCGTGAATGCCAGCGGCGGTAATCCTATCATCGCCGCCCTCTTTCAATTACGCACGCAGTTTGCCATTACCATCGAACAATCGCTTCCACCACCACTGGCGGCCCTGCTCATCGCCATCCTGCTCAGCCTGCGTACGCCCGCCCTCATCCCCTTGATTCCATATTTCAACGAGACGGGCACAGCACATCTGATCGCGCCATCAGGCTTCAAAGTAACCATTCTCGCGGGCCTCGTTTCAGCCAGCACACGATGGCTATACGAAAAGCGCGATAAACAGGCCAGATTGCTGCCCGCTCAAAAACGCCGCAACTGGCGGCGCTGGCTGGCAACAATTCTCGTAGTGCTGAGTATCGCTGTGTACACCATTTTGAGTGGCGCAGGACCGGCAGCAATACGCGCGGGAATTATGGGCATTTTGCTGGTTATCGCCCCACGCATCGGGCGTATCTATAACTTCTATACCGCCATAGCTCTTGCCGCTTTTCTTATGAGCATGGTCGATCCTTTTGTATTATGGGATGCAGGTTTCCAGCTTTCTTTTCTGGGTATACTGGGCATCTTCATGCTCACACCATTCTTCCTGCACTTTTTCCATTACCTGGAACAGTTCCCTTTCGGACACATTGTCGCCGAAATCAGTGCCGTTACTCTAGCTGCTCAGGTAGCGACGTGGCCAATTATTGCAATTACTTTCTCTCAGGTCTCCTTTATCGCGCCTCTGGCCAATATATTATCAGTTCCTCTGTTAGGAGTTTTGATCCTGCCTGGCTTTCTGGTTTGTGCCGGTGGGTTTTTCTCCATACAAATTGGCATTCTCTTCGGCTGGATTGTACAGCCGCCACTATTGTTTTTGAATACAATTATTCCCTGGCTTGCCAGGCTTCCGGGAGCATTTTTACTCGTTAATAACACGATCAGTGTCCCGGTCGCCTGGGGATATTATGTCTTGTTGGGTCTTGTGGTAATTATTCTCTTCCGCCGCTGGCCGGAAACTATGCGAACGAGCGCAGTTAACAAAGCGCCTCCGTTGTTTTCATATCGTACCTGGCGTATCTTGCAAATAAGCGCCGCGCTCATCATTGTACTGGTAACCGCTATATCTGTCCACGCGGCGCAGCCAGCCGGGCGATTGACGATTACCTTTCTCCATGTCGGGCCCTCAGGACAGCCCGCGCAAGGAGAATCCATTCTTATCCAAACACCTGATGGCAAGAGCGTGTTAATAGATGGCGGCATGGATGCAAATTCATTATCACAACAACTCTACAACGCGCTTCCTATCTGGCAGCATTCGCTCGACGCCGTCATTTTGACCACGCCACGCTCAGACCATCTAGCCGGTTTGCAGGATGTCGTGACTCGTTATCAGATTGGAGAAGTCATCGACGCGGGAATGCTGCATCCTACTGCGAGCTATGCGCTCTGGCGACGTACCATTAGTGACCGCGACCTTAGCTACATCCAGGTTCGGCAACATACCACAATTTCGATAGGTTCGCAGGTGCTTTTACAAGTACTCTGGCCACCGTCGCCATTGCACAAAAGTAGTGACGAAGCCCTGGATAACGGCCTGGTTATGCGGCTTGTTGCTCCCGGATTCCGCATGCTGCTGTTAGGCGTGGCCGCGCTCAGCAAATATGCCCTCAACGGCCTGGCCTCCACTCTAGACCCCAGCTTTTTGCAGGCCAATGTGGTTCAAATCGTGGGAGAGGCCGGCAAAACGTTTCCTGCTGCATTGAGCAACATTTTACAGTTGGCTCACCCATCCTTGTTGGTAATTACACCGGCTATGTTAAGCGCAAAGCTGCGTAAAGCCGGACAAAGCTCGGTTATCAGTCCTGCGCCATTTGCGGGCGCTCCGTGGCGGGTGATACAGACCGCGCAGTTAGATCATGTGGAGATCACTAGTAGTAGTAATGGATGGAATTTAAGTTAA
- a CDS encoding DUF2267 domain-containing protein → MKYDEFIAQVERRTGLDSRDAAIRATGATFETLAERLAGGEAKDLASQLPPEIGVYLEQPMAGAGEPFSLDEFFQRVSKREGVPLADATFHARVIIALVSEVVTMGEIENVRAQLPADFRQLFEVENEGQVPGQGVIDEEVIEEGS, encoded by the coding sequence ATGAAATACGATGAATTCATAGCACAGGTAGAGCGTCGTACCGGTCTTGATTCGCGAGATGCGGCTATCCGGGCCACAGGAGCTACATTTGAGACGCTGGCCGAACGCCTGGCCGGGGGTGAGGCAAAGGACCTGGCATCACAATTGCCTCCAGAAATTGGCGTCTATCTGGAACAACCTATGGCCGGAGCCGGAGAACCCTTTTCACTCGACGAGTTCTTCCAGCGTGTGAGCAAGCGTGAGGGCGTTCCTCTCGCTGACGCAACCTTCCATGCACGCGTTATCATAGCGCTTGTGAGTGAAGTTGTGACGATGGGCGAGATAGAAAATGTGCGCGCGCAACTTCCTGCCGATTTCCGCCAGCTCTTCGAGGTAGAAAATGAAGGGCAGGTGCCCGGTCAAGGAGTAATTGACGAGGAGGTCATTGAAGAGGGAAGCTGA
- a CDS encoding ComEA family DNA-binding protein, which translates to MEPKPQFRNPGPAASQVQVQYQLSQQQTLPQISVTVPFVTVSQTPSSSDEPYIDASIAPVQPTPKKQPTRIVAIILTLLLAVAIFFIWQGPSLLNTSAVSSQQNSVSTSSSSGNSANSPGGSGDIQVYVTGAVKHPGVYTLPADARIFQLLQAAGGALPDANLVALNLAAKLTDGEEIYVVAVGEIPPSYVGGVPQPGASTTPGASTGQLVNINTASVDDLRTYLHVSSTTAQAIVNYRQQHGPYTSVDQLLQVISKSIYDRIKSMVTV; encoded by the coding sequence ATGGAGCCAAAACCACAATTTCGCAACCCGGGCCCAGCAGCGTCACAGGTACAGGTACAGTACCAACTCTCGCAGCAACAAACTCTACCGCAGATCAGCGTCACTGTGCCATTCGTGACTGTGTCACAAACTCCCAGCAGTTCAGATGAGCCATATATTGATGCATCCATCGCGCCTGTACAACCGACGCCAAAAAAGCAACCTACGCGCATTGTCGCCATCATCCTCACGCTGCTGCTGGCCGTAGCGATTTTCTTCATCTGGCAGGGTCCCTCACTGCTCAATACTTCCGCAGTCAGTTCACAGCAGAATAGTGTTAGTACCAGTTCAAGCAGTGGTAATAGTGCTAATTCGCCTGGCGGCAGCGGGGACATCCAGGTCTATGTGACAGGAGCCGTCAAACACCCGGGAGTCTACACATTGCCGGCAGATGCCCGTATTTTCCAACTACTGCAAGCCGCCGGTGGCGCTTTGCCGGACGCAAACCTCGTCGCGCTCAATCTGGCCGCGAAATTAACCGATGGAGAGGAAATATACGTAGTAGCCGTCGGAGAAATACCGCCATCGTATGTGGGCGGAGTGCCTCAACCGGGCGCGAGCACAACTCCAGGTGCGAGCACGGGTCAACTTGTCAATATCAACACGGCCAGCGTGGACGACCTACGTACGTACCTGCATGTAAGTAGCACAACGGCCCAGGCCATTGTGAATTACCGCCAGCAGCATGGACCCTACACTTCCGTCGATCAATTGCTTCAGGTCATTAGCAAGTCAATCTATGACCGGATTAAGAGCATGGTAACGGTCTAG